Sequence from the Saccharopolyspora pogona genome:
TCGTGGGGCGCTTGCGGCGTTGCACCTGGAAAGCCTAGCGCGCGGCGGATGGACGCGTTCGGCCCTTGACCGCAAGCCCGCTGAGGCGGTTCACTGAAGCCGTTCACTGAAACGCTTCACAAGGCTTTGCCGTGCCCGGATTGATGATCGACGTGCACCAGCACCTGTGGCCTGCGGAATTCATCGACGCGTTGCGCGCACGGGCGAATCCGCCGCTGCTGCGCGGCTGGACCCTGCACGTGGCGGGCGAGCCGCCGTTCGAGGTGGACCCGGCCGACCACGAACCGGTGAAGCGCGCGGCCCGGGAAGACGGGATTGCGGTCATTTCGCTGTCCAGCCCGCTGGCCATCGAATGGCTGCCGCCGGAGGAAGCGGGCCCGCTGCTGGACGCATGGCATCGTGGCGCGCTGGAGCTGCCCGATCCGTTCCGGGTGTGGGCCGCGGCCAACGTGCTGGAACCCGACGCCGAGGTGGTGCGGGACGCGCTCGGCAGCGGATGCGTCGGCCTGCAGATCCCGGCCGACGCCATGCGGAAACCCGCTGACGTGGAATGCATCGCCCCGCTGCTCGCGGTGTGCGAGCAGCACGACCGACCGGTCATGGTGCACCCCGGCGCAGCGACTTGCCCGCCTGGCGTGCCCGGGTGGTGGCCGCCGGTCGTCGACTACGTGGCGCAGATGCAGGCGGCGTGGTGGTCCTGGCACGTCGCGGGCCGCGCGCTGCTGCCGGAGTTGCGGATCTGCTTCGCCGCCGGAGCGGGGCTGGCACCCGTGCACCACGAGCGACTGGTGGCCAGGGGCGGGGCGTTCGACCGCATCGACCCGGATGTGTTCGTCGACACGTCGTCGTACGGGCCGCGCGGGGTGGACGCGCTGGTCCGGGTGCTCGGGATCGACCCGGTCGTCCTCGGCAGCGACCGCCCCTACGCCGAGCCGACCGATCCCGGCCTGGGGGAAGCCGCCTCCCGGGCCATCCGCTGTTCGAACCCGCGTCGCCTGCTCGAAGGAGGACTACCGTGATCGGCGAATCTCACGCGACTGTCGAAGTGCCTGCCCGGCGAGCGCTCCCGATCGGCGAGGTGCCAACCGGTTTCACCCTCGAAACCCTGCCCGGCCGCTGCCTGGACCCGCGCGAGCTGCTCGGCCTGGTCGCGGACCTGGCGCGCCGACCGGAGCTGTGGCGGCACCACGTCGCTTTCAGCGACTACAAGCGGCATTACGCATCGCTACACCGGGACGCGCACGTCGACGTGTGGGTTCTGTGCTGGATGCCGGAGAACGACACGGGCTGGCACGACCACGACATCTCCTCGTTCGCGGTCGCGGTGGCCGGGGGTGCGCTCGTCGAGCACAACCTGGCGGTGGCCGGGCCGAGCTTGGCGACCGAGGTCGGCGCCGGCTTCGTGTTCGGCTGCGGCCCCGAGCACATCCACCGGCTCACGGGCAAAGAGCGCAGGAGCGTCTCGATCCACGCGTACTCCCCACCGCTGTGGCGGATGGGGCAGTACGCCGTGTCCGGCGGCGTGATCCGGCGAGTTTCCGTGTCGTACGCCGAGGAGCTGCGTCCCATCGACGACACAGCCCTCATCTGACGCTGCGCGTGGAGGGAGGAGTCGTGACTGCCGTTCAGGGTGCGGTGCGCGCCGGAAATCCCGTGCTCCTCGGCGGTCCAGAACTGGCCGCTGAGGACGTGGTTCGGATCGCGGACGGCCTTGGGGTCGGCGCGTCACCGGCCGCGTTGGACCGCCTCCGAAAGCGTTGGCTGAACGCGCGGAAGCCCGTGCCGCAGCCGGTGTACGGGCGCACCACCGGCGTCGGTGCCAACCGTGCAGAAGTGGTGCCCGGAAGCGCGGCGCACGGGATGCGGCTGCTTCGCAGCCATGCCAGCGGAATCGGGAACCTGCTGCCCGAACGAGACGTCCGGGCGATGCTGGCGGTCCGGGTGAACCAGGTCCTGCGCGGTGCCGCGCTGCAACCCGCTATCGCCGAAGCAATGGTCACCGCGCTCAACGCCGGTACCTGTCCGGAGGTGCACGAGCACGGCGCCGTCGGGACCGGCGATCTCGGCCCGTTGGCCGAACTCGGGCTCGCTCTCGCGGGAGAGGCGAGTTGGGCAGGTGGGGGACGGCCGCCGGATCCGGTCATCATGACCGACGGCGACGCCCTGGCGTTGATCAGCAGTAACGCCCTGACCATCGCCCAGGCGGCGCTGGCGGCGGAGGAGGTGCACGGGCTTCTTGATGCGACCGCTCCGATCGCCGCGCTGACCTTGCTCGCCGTCGATGGGTCGACCGAGCCGTTCGCGCCTGAGGTGCACGCAGGGCGGCCGCACGCCGGAGCGGCCCGGGTCGCCGCCGACATGCTGGCATTGCTCGGCGGGGCGGTGACTGCTGGACGCAGGATCCAGGACCCGTTCGGTCTGCGGTGCTTCCCACAGGTCCACGGCCCCGCGTTGGAGGCCTGGGCCGACATCGACTCGGTCTTGGCCGTGGAACTCAACGCCGCAGGCGAGAATCCGCTGATCACCGACCTGCAGGTTCGGCACCACGGCGGGTTCCACGCCGCCCAGCTCGCCCTCGCGCTGGACCGGCTGCGGCTGGCGATGCTCTCGACCGCGCAACTGTCGGCAGGGAGGCTGTCGCTGCTCACCGACCCCGAGATGACCTGCCTGCGCCCGTTCCTGGCCACCGGCCCGCCGGGCAGCTCGGGAATCATGCTGCTCGAGTACGGCGTTGGTTCCGCCTTGGCCGAGCTGCGCAACGCCGCTTATCCCGCGACGGTGGGCCACGTGGTGCTTTCCAGGGGCGCCGAAGAACACGCGAGTTTCGCCTCGCAGGCGGCCAGGCAGTCCCGCCGCGCGGCGGAGGCGCACCGGCTCGTCCTGGCTTGCGAACTGGTGGCCGCGGTCCGCGCGCTCCGGTTGCGCGGGGCTGGCCCTGCGCAACCGGTCCGGGCGGTTTACCGACGGGCTTGCGGCGCGCTCGATCCGGATGCCCGGGATCGCCCGTTGTCCGCCGATGTCTCGGCCGCTGCCGCGATCATCGACGAGATCGCCCGGATCGGCCGACGGCTCGTTCGGGCAGGAGCAGGCGCGGATTGACCCCGGACGCGAAAAGCCTCAGTCCCGGCAACGGGTTTCAGCATCTTCAAGCGAGGAACCCCGGTCCTTCAGGGCCGGGAGGAATCGCGGAACACGACCGGCACTTTTTCAAACGATCTATGTAGTAGCGTGTGCCGTATGAACATTGTCGTGCAGGTGAAGCTTGAGCCGGATGCCACGCAGGTATCCGTGCTGGAGTCGACCCTGTACGCACTCAACAAGCAAGCGAACAAGGTCTCCGAGGTCGCTTTCGACCGCGACGTGAAGCGCAACTACGACCTGCGCAAACTGACCTACAACGACCTCCGCGAAGCCGGGATCGGATCCCAGGCCGCGCAGCACATCATCAAGAAGGTGTGCGACGCCTACGTAACCTTGAAGGCGAACATCAAGGCCGGGAACCTCGGCACACAAGGATCCCAGCGCCGCGTCAAAGCGGAGTCGAAGCCCATCTCCTTCCGCCTGGACAGCGCGCACCCCTACGACGCGCGGAATCTGTCCTTCGCGCTGGAGAAAAAGACCATCTCCCTGTGGACCCTTGAAGGGCGGATGAAAAACATCCCCTTCACCGGCTCCGAACACGGCCTTGCGAAGCTCGCCCGGTTCAAGCGGGGCGAGTGTGACCTGATGCGCCGTGACGGCATGTGGTTGCTCGCCGTCACTGTGGACATCCCCGACACCGAACGGTACGAGCCGACCGGGTTCATCGGTGTGGATCTCGGCATCGTCAACATTGCCACCGCCAGCAGCGATCCTGCTGGCTAATTCCGCGAGGGGCTGGGGCTGGTGTCACTGCGGGAGTGGTCCGGTTCTGCCTCGCCAACCGGTGTGCGGTGAACGGCCTGTTCGCCTCGGTAGACGACACGAACGGATGCTCCTATAGATGTCAAGCGGCGGTTGTGGGGGTTTTTGGAGGGGTTTGTTGTGTTGTGGGGGTGGTGGTGAGTGCGTGGTAGATCTCGCGGGCGACGTAGCGTTTGAGGCAGCGGATGATGTCTTTTTTCGTGAGTCCTTCCTGGGTGCGGCGTTCGACGTAGGCGCGGGTTCGTTCGTCGTGGCGCATGCGGACCAGGACGATGGTGTAGAGGGCATTGTTGGCGGAGCGGTTGCCGCCGCGGTCGAGGCGGTGGCGGTCGGTGCGGCCGGAGGAGGCGGGGATGGGGGCGGCTCCGGTGAGGTGGGCGAATGCGGCTTCGGAGCGCATGCGTTCAGGGTTGTCGCCGGCGGCGGCCAGGAGGGTACCGGCGGTCTGGGTGCCGACGCCGCGGAGTTCCAGCAGGTCCGGGCAGGCCTGTTGGGTCAGCGGGGCGATGGCGTTGTCGAGTTCGGCGATCTCGGTGTCGAGGGCCTGGTAGCGCCGTGCCAGTAGGCGCAGGGCGGCGCGGGTGGCCGTCGGCGGGTGGGCCAGGTCCTGGCCGGGTCGTAGCCGGGCCAGGGTGGTGATCAGTGCGGCGGTGTTCAGGCCGGTGATCTGCTCGCGTAGCACCGCCGGTGCGGAGACCAGCAGTGAACGGATCTGGTTGATCGCCTGGGTGCGGGCTTTGACCGCGCTGGTGCGGGCCACGCGCAGGGCGCGGATGGCCTCGACCACACCGTCACGGCTTTTCGGGATGCCGGTGGCGCGTTCGGCCAGCACCGCGGTGGCTGCGGCGTAGGCATCGATCGAGTCTGATTTTCCTCTCAGGCGACGGGTTTTACGGTCGGGGCGATCCACCTCGATGACGCTGATGCCAGAGGCGGTGAGTACCCGGGCGAGTTCGGCGCCGTAGGCACCGGTTCCCTCGACCCCGATCGCGACGAGCTCACCATGCGACCGCATCCATTCCAGTAGCCGCCGGTAGCCATCGGTGGTGGTGGGGAACTCCTTGTCGGCCAGGTGCCGGCCCACCTGGTCGATCACCGCGCCGTGATGGGTCTGGCCATGGGAATCGACTCCGCCGATGATCCGCGGGCTTTCTTGCGTCATGCTGGTCCTGTCCGTCCTTGCGTCCGTTACCTGGGGCGGCACGCGCCGGTCGGGCGGGAGGACAAGACAGTGACGGGGCTTCTAGCCAAGCTCCTATAAGGTCACAAACGCCCGTCCGGCCGCGTGCGTAGCAACGCCCGGTAAGGCCGACAGATCCGTTCCAGGACAGGCAAGCCGTCAGTCCGTTCGAGGGTCAGACCCACCAGCGGCGTCACTACACACATCATCACTGTCCGTTCGCTCCGTTCATCCGATGTGAGCCCGGGGCTGTTGGTGTGCGGTGAACGGCCTGTTCGCCTCGGTAGGAGCCTGTTGCGTTTTCCGGTTTGTCCGGATGGGATCATGGTGGGGTGGCGAAGGGGTTTCGGCGGGTTGATCGTGATCAGCAGTTTCTGCTTCCGGTGGATATGCGGGAGTGGTTGCCTGCGGGTCATCTGGCGTGGTTTGTGCTGGATGTTGTCGGCGAGTTGGATATCGAGCCGTTCTGTGGCCGGTATCTGCTGGGTGGTGCCGGGCGTCGGGCGTATGACCCGCGGGTGCTGCTGGGGTTGTTGATTTATGGGTATGCGGTGGGTGAGCGTTCGTCACGTCAGATTGAGCGGTTGTGCGAAACGGATGTGGCTTTCCGGGTGATCTGTGCGCAGGATGTGCCGGATCACACCCGGATCGCCCGGTTCCGCAAGGACAACATCGACGCGTTCGAAGGCGTGTTCGCTCAGGTGCTGGCGTTGTGCGCCCGGGCGGGCATGGTCCGGTTGTCCACAGTGGCCATTGATGGCACCAAGATCGCCGCGGACGCCTCGCTCGAGGCATCCCATGATCTGGGGTGGTTCCGCCGTCAGGCCGATCAGATCATCGCTGAAGCGCAGGCCGTCGACGAGGCCGAGGACGGCGCTTTCGGCCCGGACGCGCGTGGTGACGAGCTGCCACCGGAGCTGGTTGATCCGGTCGGCCGGGCTGCCGGAGATCCGGCGTTGTCTGGACGAGCTGGAAGCCGAAGAGGCTGCCGCCGCCGCAGCAGCGGCCGAGAAGAACACCCAGGCTCGGTTGCATCTGCAACGGGTGGCCATCGAGCCGGTGCCTGGTCGTCTGCCGGCGGGGGTGGACCGTGTCGAGGCGGCGCGGGCCCGGCTGGAGCGGGAACGCGCCCGTCGCCAGGGCGAGATCGACGCCTACAACGCCGCGGTCGCCGCCGCGCTGGCGGAAGGCCGCCCACGGCCGCTGGGGCGGCGGGTCAGTGATCCCGAGGGCGGCAAACGGATGAAGAAAGCCCGCGCGGCGCTGGAGGCCGCACTCGCCGCAGCAGAGGCCACCAGCGAGAACAACCGGACCACAACCAGCAACAACGGCAGCAACAACGGCGGTAAGAAAGAGGACACGCCGCCGCAGCGCAACGTCACCGATCCCGACAGCAGGATCATGCCTACCCGGCGGGGCTGGATCCAGGGGTTCAATGCCCAGTTCGCGGTCTCAGCCGACCATGTCATCACCACGCTGGGACTGAGCGACAATCCCGCTGATACCGGCGAGTTCGCGGACATGCTCACCCGCACTCAGGCCACCGCCGAGTGGCTCAACACCCACCGTGACACCCCTGAGGACATCGGCACGGCCCTGTTCGACGCGGGCTACTTCAGCGACGACAACCTCACCCATCCCGGGCCGGACCGGCTGATCGCGCCAGGGAAATCCCGTCATATCCAGCGCGAGGCCGCCACCAATCCCGCCAGCGGCCCACCCCCTGAGGGCGCCACCCCCGTCGAGGCCATGCGTCACCGGCTGCGCACCCCCGAGGCAGCGACGCTCTACAAGAAACGCGGCGCCACCGTCGAACCTGTGAACGGCCTCATCAAAGACCGCCACCGACTCCGGCGGTTCAGCCTGCGCGGCCTGGCCGCTTGCCTCGGCGAACTCAACCTCACCGCCGCAACCCACAACCTCCGCCGCCTGTTCACCACCCTCCACACCACCACAACCTGAACAGGGGGTGGGCCTCCGGCCCACCCCCTGTTCAGCAACCACAACACCCAAAACCAAAACCGCAACAGGCTCATAGGAGGCACGAACGGTCCGTTCACCCCATTCACCCGACACAAGCCCAGGGCTTCTGGTGTGGAGCGAACGGACTGTTCGCTCCGATAGGAGCCTGTTGCGTTTTCGGCGAAAACGGCTGAACCGAAGTACCAAATCAGTCTCGATCGCCGCCGTTTGCCCGCCAGTGGCCATCTCAGCCGTGATCGATCGATCACGGTCCGTGGTGGGCGTAATTTTGCAACAGGCTCGTAGACGACACGAACGGTTCGTTCGCTTCACGCCCGCACCTTCCCAAACAGCCCCAACACCGCGCCGAATTAACCAGCAGGGCCAGCAGCGGCTACACAGCGGCGGGGCGTGGCCTCAACCGGCACCGCAAACGCCAGATCGCCCTGCGCGCCAAGCTTCAAGCCAAGCAAACCAAGGCCGCCAAGCGGCGACTCAAAGCCCGTGCCCGCAAGGAAGCACGGCACATCAAGAACATCAACCACTGCATCTCGAAGACGATCGTGACCGAGGCCAAGCGCACCGGACGCGGTATTTCCCTGGAAGAACTCAAGGGGATCCGCGACCGGGTACGGCTGGCGTAAGCCCGAACGGGTCACGCTGCACTCCTGGTCGTTCGACCAGCTTGGGCAGTTCATCGTCTACAAGGCCAACATGGCCGGGGTGCCGGTGGTCTACGTCGATCCCGCGTACACATCACAGATGTGCGCCGAGTGCGGGTACACGGACAAGAACAACGGTGTGTCGCGGGGGTCTTTCACTTGCCGGTCGTGCGGCCACGCTCAGCACGCCGACCGCAACGCTTCCCGCAACATCGCCAGCTCGCTGGCCGAGGCCGCTCCGTCCTTGTCCAGCCGGGCCAGCACGGAGGCCTGCGCCGGAGTCAGGTCTCCCTCGCCGGTCAGCTCCTTCAGCCTGCGGCGCAGGCGGCTGACCGCCACCCATGCGTCGCTGGCGGCGCGAACCGCCGACTCGGAAAGGCCTTACTGCTGCGCTTCGGGTGCCTCCTCGGTCGCCCGCCCCGGTTCCGGCGGGGCGGCGCGGGCGGCCAAAACCTGGCCGATGAACAGGTCGTAGACGACGGCTCCGATGACGCCCCCGACGAGCGGCCCGACGATCGGGATCCAGAAGTAGTTGCTGAACCACTGGTAGCTCCCGGGTAGCGCGATATCGCCCCAGCCTGTTACGAACGTCCACAGCCGAGGCCCGAAGTCGCGCGCCGGGTTGATCGCGTAACCGGCGTTCGGGCCGAAGGTCAGGCCGATCGTGGTGACGACCATGCCGATCATGAACGGCCCGAGGTTGGCGGACGGAGCGACGTTGCGAGTGTCGATGAGCGCGAAGATGAGCAGCACCAGGATCGCGGTGCCGACGATCTGGTCCAGGAACGGTCCCCACCACGATCCGTCGAAGTACTTGGCGGGGAACGTCGCGAAGATCGCGAACGTGTCCAAGGACTGGTTGCGGGCGAGGCCGGCCTTGGCGTTGAACGCATCGATCGCCCAGCTGTAGACGGAGTACACCACCGCTGCGGCCAGAAACGCGCCCACGAACTGAGCCGCCACGTACGGAACGACCTTCCGCCACGGGAAGGCCCGCCGCACCGCGAACGCGAGTGTGACCGCGGGGTTGATGTGCGCACCGCTGACGCCGCCGGCGACGTAGACGCCGAACACCACGGCGAATCCCCAACCGAACGCGATGATGAGCCAGTTCCCCGGCCCGAAGGCGTCGGACTGGCGTCCCGAACCGGGCAGGCCCGCGACCGCGACGGCGACCGATGCGCACCCGAACAGGATCAGGACGAAGGTTCCCAGGAGCTCGGCCAGCAACTCGCCGCCGAGTCCTTCCCGGTAGCCGTGACGGCGTTGATTTTCCTCGGACATCGGAGACCCCAAACCCGAGTAGATTTCCCCATCGCGCGATCTGGCCGAAGCGCCGCGGCGGAATCGGTACTCCGAGTGTAGGACCCGGGACCTGAACGTGCCGGACGCGAATGCGCTGTGCGCAACGCGGCGAACTCGAACACCCTGGCGTGGGCAGGGCCGGACCTGATGGGCGCGCGCGTTCAGTTGGGGGTTTTCGAAGACGAATTTTCGGCATACCGTAATCTCTTGGTCGTCGGGCCGAACTGCGGCTCGCGCGGGCCTGCGGGACGACGGGAGGCAGTCATCAACGGTCAGGAAGCCGGGGCGGCAGCACGGGTGGATCAATGGGCATGACCAGGATCGATGCGCAACAGGGCCCGCGACCGGCCGTCGGGCAGGTGCTCGGACGAGGCCGGATGCGCGGCGCGCTCGCGATGCTGGGGCCGGCATTCATCGCGGCGATCGCGTACGTCGACCCCGGCAACTTCTCGACGAACATCGGCGCCGGCGCGGAATTCGGTTACGCGCTGGTGTGGGTCGTGGTGCTGGCGAACCTGATGGCGATGCCGGTGCAGTTCCTGTCCGCCAAGATCGGCGTCGTCACCGGCAAGACCCTTCCCGAGGTGTGCCGGGAGCGGTATCCCCGGCCGATGCGGTGGGGGCTCTGGTTACAGGCGGAGATCGTCGCCATGTCCACCGACCTGGCCGAGTTCGTCGGCGCGGCTCTGGGCCTGTACCTGCTCTTCGGTATCCCGATGATGCCGGCGGCGCTGATCACCGCGGTGGTCGCGTTCGCGCTGCTGGGCCTGCAGGCGCTGGGCTACCGGCCCTTCGAGCGGGCGATCGCCGGGTTGCTGCTGCTGATCATCGCCGGTTTCGCCTACGAGCTGCTGCAGATCGGCGTGGAGCCGGCCCAGGCCATCTCCGGGTTGGTGCCGACGCTGCCCAGCGGCAGCGCCTACCTCGCGGTGGGGATCGTCGGCGCCACCGTGATGCCGCACGTCGTCTACCTGCACTCGGCGCTGACGAGCCGCCGGGTGGCGTGCTCGAACGACGACGACCGCCGCCGGGTGCTGCGTTTCGAGCGCTGGGACGTAGTCGTCGCGCTCGGCCTCGCCGGAATGATCAACCTGTCGATGCTGCTGGTCGCCGCGAAGCTCTTCCACGCCACCGGGAACACGGGCATCAGCACCATCGAGGACGCGCACGCGGGCCTCGCCACGCTCACCGGCGGTGCCGCGGCCCTGGTGTTCGCGGTCGCCCTGCTCGCGTCCGGGATCTCCTCGTCCGGCGTCGGCACCTTCGCCGGGCAGGTCGTCATGGCGGGGTTCATCAACTTCCGGATCCCGTTGCTCCTGCGCCGGTTGATCACGATGGTGCCCGCGCTCGTGGTCATCGCGCTCGGCATGAACACCACCGACGTCCTCAACTTCAGCCAGGTCGTGCTGAGCTTCGGCATCCCCTTCGCGCTGATCCCGCTGCTGCTGGTGACCCGGGACCGCGCGGTGATGGGGGAGTTCGCCAACCCGCGCTGGCTGACGACGGTGATGACCCTGATCACCACCCTGATCGTCGGCCTGAACTGCTACCTCCTCTACGACCAGTTCATCGGCTGACGCGGCGGTTGACCGGTTTCCCTCGGCGAGATCCAGGACCGGTGGATCCACAATTCCGAGCGCCCGCGCCGCAGCTGCGTCGCGCAAGAGCCGTGGTTGGAACCAGCGTGGGAGGCGAGGGACACCCTTGAGTAGCTGTGCCGCCTGAAGAAGTAGCTGTGCCGCCCAAGGGTGCCCCTCACCTCGATGATCAGGTCCTGGGCGTGGATCCGGTTGTCGTGGTGCGGAGTTCGCGGACTTCGGCTCGGAGTTGGCGGATCTCCGCGAGGAGTTGTTGGACCGCTTCGCCCTCGGCGGAGTCTTCACTGCTCTCGCGCTCGCGGCCCACTTGGGACTCCATCGCGGACACGGCGACGGCGATGAAGAGGTTCAGCACCGTGAACGTCGTGATGGCGATGTAGCCGATGAAGAAGATCCAGGCGAGGGGTTCCTCGGTCATCACGGTACGGGCGACCTCGGACCAGGCCTCGCCGGTCATCACCTGGAACAGGGTGAACAGGGAGTCGCCGAGGTCGCCGAAGTAGTCCGGCGCGACCGCGCTGAACAGCTTGGTGGCGATCACGGCTCCGACGTAGAGGATCAGCACCAGCAGGGCGGCGATGGAAGCCATGCCGGGCACGGCGGTCAGCAGCGCGTTGACCACGCGGCGCATGCTGGAGATCACCGAGATCAGCCGCAGTGCGCGGAGGATGCGCAAGGCCCGCAGGACGCCGAAGGCTGCGGTGGTGGGCAGCAGCGCGATGCCGACGATGACGGCGTCGAAGCAGTTCCACGGGTCGCGGAAGAACCGCCAGCCGTAGGCGTAGCAGCGGGCGGCAAGTTCGAGCGTGAACACCGCCAGCGCGGCCTGGTCCACCGAGTGCAGCAGCCAGCCGTAGGAGGCGACCAGGTCGGGGGATGTCTCGCAGCCGAGGGTGGCGGCGTTGATGAGGATGACCGCGATGATCAGCCGTTGGGAAAGTGGCGCGTCGACCAGCGCGCGGACGCGTTCAGACGTGCTCACCAATTCTCCCGGTAGGACCGTGCCCGAACAAGATGTTGATCAATCTAGCGGGTGATCTCGGCGGCCGATGACGGGACCATCGCGTGGTGGGTGCCGGGAACGGATTCCCGGCACCCACCTGCCTCGGGTGATCAGAATTCTTCTTCGTCGCCCTCGAAAACCTCTTCCATGATCTCGCCCGCGACCATGCCGCCGAGGAATCCGGCGCCGGCGCCGAGCGCGGCGCCGGCGACCATGCCGCCCACCCCGGAACCGCGCCGATGGTGCTCTTCGTGGTAGCCGTGCGGGTGGTGGCCGTAGCCCTGGTGCTGGTCGTAGCCGCCCATGTGGTGGCCCATGCCGCCGCGTCGTTCGGCGGCCTGCTCGAGCCAGCCGTGGATCTGCCCCGCCCAGTCGGTGGTGAGCGCTTCCTCGTGGGTGACGTGGAAGCGGCCGAAGGCGTCCTGGCTCGGGGCGAAGAACCCGCCGCGCTTGTCGGCCTCCAACACCACGTCCAGCCCGTGCGGGCCGGCGACGAAGGTCAGCTCGACCTCATTGATGCGCCCAGAGAACTGCGGCGGCGGGAAGAACTCGATCTCCTGGAAGAATGGCAGTTCCTGGCGGACGCCGCGCAGGTGGCCGTGCTCCAGGTCGGCGCTCTTGAAGTGGAAACCGAGCTGGGAGAACGCTTCGAGCACCTTCTCCTGCGCGGGCAGGGGTTCCACGATGACCGGGTCGAGGTCGCCCTTGTTCGCGACCTTGGCGATGGCCAGTTCGGTGCGCACGCCGAGCGTCATGCCCGCCAAGTGCTGGCCGTAGACGCTGGTGATCGGCGTTTCCCACGGCACGGGCAGCTCGAACGGGATGGTCTTGTTCTCGCCCTCCCGCAGCGCGAAGTGCCCGGCCACCACGGCGCGGTGGAACTCCACCCCGGCGTGTCCGTCGCGGCCGCCGTGCTCGGTCTCGGTGCGGGTGACGAAGCCGAGCGCGACGTGCTCGACGTTGACGTCCTGCTTGCCGCCGGTGATGCGGACCTCGCCGACGAGGTTCTCGCCCGGGCGGACGTGGGGGTGGTGCAGCACGGTGTCCACCGACGGGCCGCCGACACCGAGCGCGCCCAGGAGCTTCTTGAAGACCATTCTGCTGGACCTTCCTTCTCTCTTCGCTGTCAGTTGATTGCGGTGCGTGTTCTCGAATGGATAGCGGGTGGTGCGGCTCCTCGGTCGATCGGGGATTCGGCGCGGCCCGGTCAGCGTTGTTCTGTGGGGCCGTGAGCCTGCGCGATGCACTTCGGAGTTTCCGCGTTCGACGTCCCGGAAGGCCGAGGGGGCATGCGGGGGCGCAGGAAGGGGGAGTTGGTCGTCCGGGGGAGGAGCGCTCGCCGGTTCTCGGCTGCACGGCGCGGAAGCGCGCAGAACTCGACTCTCCCCAGTGGTCCGAAGTGGACAATGTCCAGGTCCGCGGGTGGCGCCGACTCACGGACGTGTGGCGACGCGGCTCCGCGCGGCCTGCCGGCTTGCGGTGGCGTCAGCGTCCTTGTGGGGTCCGCGCTCCTCGAGCTGCCAGGAGCGCGGCTGGGACTGCCAGGATCATCGTCCATGTCCATTGGAACGGAACAGTAGAGCAGCGAGTTCCGGACAAACACCCCAAAAATCGTGATCAACACAACATCGCCCGTTCGGTCGAGTCGGCGCGAGTTCGTTTATCTGCGCGGACTTGACCGGCTGGGCGCG
This genomic interval carries:
- a CDS encoding amidohydrolase family protein; protein product: MPGLMIDVHQHLWPAEFIDALRARANPPLLRGWTLHVAGEPPFEVDPADHEPVKRAAREDGIAVISLSSPLAIEWLPPEEAGPLLDAWHRGALELPDPFRVWAAANVLEPDAEVVRDALGSGCVGLQIPADAMRKPADVECIAPLLAVCEQHDRPVMVHPGAATCPPGVPGWWPPVVDYVAQMQAAWWSWHVAGRALLPELRICFAAGAGLAPVHHERLVARGGAFDRIDPDVFVDTSSYGPRGVDALVRVLGIDPVVLGSDRPYAEPTDPGLGEAASRAIRCSNPRRLLEGGLP
- a CDS encoding cysteine dioxygenase yields the protein MIGESHATVEVPARRALPIGEVPTGFTLETLPGRCLDPRELLGLVADLARRPELWRHHVAFSDYKRHYASLHRDAHVDVWVLCWMPENDTGWHDHDISSFAVAVAGGALVEHNLAVAGPSLATEVGAGFVFGCGPEHIHRLTGKERRSVSIHAYSPPLWRMGQYAVSGGVIRRVSVSYAEELRPIDDTALI
- a CDS encoding aromatic amino acid ammonia-lyase, producing MTAVQGAVRAGNPVLLGGPELAAEDVVRIADGLGVGASPAALDRLRKRWLNARKPVPQPVYGRTTGVGANRAEVVPGSAAHGMRLLRSHASGIGNLLPERDVRAMLAVRVNQVLRGAALQPAIAEAMVTALNAGTCPEVHEHGAVGTGDLGPLAELGLALAGEASWAGGGRPPDPVIMTDGDALALISSNALTIAQAALAAEEVHGLLDATAPIAALTLLAVDGSTEPFAPEVHAGRPHAGAARVAADMLALLGGAVTAGRRIQDPFGLRCFPQVHGPALEAWADIDSVLAVELNAAGENPLITDLQVRHHGGFHAAQLALALDRLRLAMLSTAQLSAGRLSLLTDPEMTCLRPFLATGPPGSSGIMLLEYGVGSALAELRNAAYPATVGHVVLSRGAEEHASFASQAARQSRRAAEAHRLVLACELVAAVRALRLRGAGPAQPVRAVYRRACGALDPDARDRPLSADVSAAAAIIDEIARIGRRLVRAGAGAD
- a CDS encoding transposase gives rise to the protein MNIVVQVKLEPDATQVSVLESTLYALNKQANKVSEVAFDRDVKRNYDLRKLTYNDLREAGIGSQAAQHIIKKVCDAYVTLKANIKAGNLGTQGSQRRVKAESKPISFRLDSAHPYDARNLSFALEKKTISLWTLEGRMKNIPFTGSEHGLAKLARFKRGECDLMRRDGMWLLAVTVDIPDTERYEPTGFIGVDLGIVNIATASSDPAG
- a CDS encoding IS110 family RNA-guided transposase, which encodes MTQESPRIIGGVDSHGQTHHGAVIDQVGRHLADKEFPTTTDGYRRLLEWMRSHGELVAIGVEGTGAYGAELARVLTASGISVIEVDRPDRKTRRLRGKSDSIDAYAAATAVLAERATGIPKSRDGVVEAIRALRVARTSAVKARTQAINQIRSLLVSAPAVLREQITGLNTAALITTLARLRPGQDLAHPPTATRAALRLLARRYQALDTEIAELDNAIAPLTQQACPDLLELRGVGTQTAGTLLAAAGDNPERMRSEAAFAHLTGAAPIPASSGRTDRHRLDRGGNRSANNALYTIVLVRMRHDERTRAYVERRTQEGLTKKDIIRCLKRYVAREIYHALTTTPTTQQTPPKTPTTAA
- a CDS encoding transposase; translation: MTSCHRSWLIRSAGLPEIRRCLDELEAEEAAAAAAAAEKNTQARLHLQRVAIEPVPGRLPAGVDRVEAARARLERERARRQGEIDAYNAAVAAALAEGRPRPLGRRVSDPEGGKRMKKARAALEAALAAAEATSENNRTTTSNNGSNNGGKKEDTPPQRNVTDPDSRIMPTRRGWIQGFNAQFAVSADHVITTLGLSDNPADTGEFADMLTRTQATAEWLNTHRDTPEDIGTALFDAGYFSDDNLTHPGPDRLIAPGKSRHIQREAATNPASGPPPEGATPVEAMRHRLRTPEAATLYKKRGATVEPVNGLIKDRHRLRRFSLRGLAACLGELNLTAATHNLRRLFTTLHTTTT
- a CDS encoding MIP/aquaporin family protein is translated as MSEENQRRHGYREGLGGELLAELLGTFVLILFGCASVAVAVAGLPGSGRQSDAFGPGNWLIIAFGWGFAVVFGVYVAGGVSGAHINPAVTLAFAVRRAFPWRKVVPYVAAQFVGAFLAAAVVYSVYSWAIDAFNAKAGLARNQSLDTFAIFATFPAKYFDGSWWGPFLDQIVGTAILVLLIFALIDTRNVAPSANLGPFMIGMVVTTIGLTFGPNAGYAINPARDFGPRLWTFVTGWGDIALPGSYQWFSNYFWIPIVGPLVGGVIGAVVYDLFIGQVLAARAAPPEPGRATEEAPEAQQ